The window CAGCTCATATCTCTAGCCGCCAGCGGTAGGGTCAAGTTGCCCATAACGGACGACGACCTCAAGGAGATCTTGGCCCAGATATACGAGAGGAGCAGGAAGGAGTATAGATTTCGTTTCTAGGGAAATCTTTAAAAAGGGCCGACGCCGGCGGGGACATGGCGCGCAACAAGGCGTTGGGGAGAAAGTTAAGGCTCGCGGCGGCTTTGAAATCTAACAGAGATCCCCCGGCCTGGGTGAGGCTGAAGACCAAGAACCGAGTGACGAGGTCGCCCGCCAGGAGGTACTGGAGGCGGGCGAAGCTCAAGGCTTAAAAAGGTGGTTCTTGCGGTGAGCCATGTCCGAGGAGGCCAAGGTCGTCGCGTCGAGGGAATACAGGATAAGCCTCCGCAGGGCCTACTGGGCGGCCCGCACTCGGAGGGCCAAGAGAGCCGTGGCGATAATAAGGGAGTTCGCGGCGAGACACATGAAGACCGAGGTCGGCAAGGTGAAGATAGACCCTTCCCTCAACGTCGCGATTTGGTCCCGGAGCAGAGAGAGGCCGCCGCGCTATGTGGATGTGGTTATCGAGAAGAGGGAGGACGGCACCGTCTTAGTCAAGCCTAAACAATAATGGACCCGCTCAAGGCGCTACAGTACCGCTTTGTCAGATAC of the Thermoproteus uzoniensis 768-20 genome contains:
- a CDS encoding 50S ribosomal protein L39e, which encodes MARNKALGRKLRLAAALKSNRDPPAWVRLKTKNRVTRSPARRYWRRAKLKA
- a CDS encoding 50S ribosomal protein L31e — its product is MSEEAKVVASREYRISLRRAYWAARTRRAKRAVAIIREFAARHMKTEVGKVKIDPSLNVAIWSRSRERPPRYVDVVIEKREDGTVLVKPKQ